The window CCGCCGCCGTCACTGCGGTACACCGCGTTGAACAGCACCGCGAGAATCGCCAGCGACAGCACCTGCGGAAAGAAGTAGACGACTTTGTAGACCTTCGACCCGGCCACGCCCTGCACTCCGCCGGCCCGGCTGCGCCCGCCCGCGTTCAGCATGAAGGCGAAGAACAGGGCGAGCAGAATGGTGATCACCGGGATGAAGACCAGGAACAGGATGTTGTGCCAGATGGCACCCAGGAAGACGTCGTCCTGGAACAGCGCCTGGTAATTGTCCAGACCCACGAAACTGAAGGTCTGCGACTGCCCCTTCCAGTCCGTCAGCGAATAGCCGAACGTCTGGATGTACGGCCAGATCACGAAGACCACATAGAGCGCCACGGGGACGAGGAGAAACCCCGCGACGAACCGGTACTGCCCTTTGCGCATCGGCGTCCCTGCCCTTGATGTGTCCGGTCGCCACCGACACCCCGGGGGTGCGGGGAACCGCGCGGCGGGCCCCGTCGGACCCGCGCTGGCGGTCGCACCCGCACCCCGGAGGCGGCCGGTGGACCTAGTCCCGGTGGTTCTTCTTCGACGCAGGGTCCTTCGCCTGCTTGTCCACCGCGGCCTGACAGCGCTTCAGCCATTCCTTCGGCTGGATGCGCTTGGCCATGAGCTCGTTGGACGCGGCCTCGATGGCGGTCCCCATCTCGCTGTACCACTCGGTGTACAGGAAGCGGAAGGTGTTGTCGCCGGCCGCCTTGGACGCCTCGACCGTGGACTGCGTGCCCGGCCGCAGCTTGACGCTCGGGTCCACGCCGTCCTTGAGGATGGTGAGCGAGTTCGCCTCCTTGGCGAAGAGCGTCGACCACTCCTTGGAGAGCATGCGCCGCATGAACTCCTTCGCCCCCGGCAGGTTGTGCGCCTTCGAGGGGATGATGAAGGGCTCGCCCGAACCGGCCCGGATCGCCTCGAACGGCAGCTTGCTGCCCGACAGCAGCGGCATCGGCAGGAACTTCATGTCGAAGTCCGACGGGGTCTGCTTCAGCTGCTCGTTCTCCAGCCAGGAGCCGCAGGTGATGAACGCGGCCTTGTACTGGTTCCAGCGGGTCTGCGACTCGGTGTGCGTCAGGCCGTTCGTCCCGGGCATCAGATAGCCCTTCTCGACGACCTCGTAGATGGCCTCGACGCCGGCCTGCGCCGCCTCCGAACCCACGAACGCCTTGGGGTCCAGGTTGTCGATCGCCTTCATCGCGTCCAGACCGCCCTTCTTGGCGATCAGGTCCATGATGGCGACGTTGATGTAGTACGGGTACTTGCCCTGGTGGGCGAGACCGCCGATGCCCTGGGACTTGGCGTCCTTGCAGATGGCGAGGAAGTCCTCCCAGGTCTTGGGCTCCTCCCAGCCCTTCTCCTTGAAGAGCTTGCCGGAGTACCACAGGCCCCACACCGTGTAGATGTAGTTCAGCGCGACGACCTTGCCCTCCTGCATGCCCGGGTCGAGCGTGCCGGGGATCAGGGTGTCGCGGACCTTCTTGGAGGGGTCGTCGACCGACGGGGAGTCCAGGACCTCGGCGAGGTCCAGCAGCTGCCCGTTCTTGTACAGGACGTCGACCTTGATCTGCTGGGCGCCGGAGTCGTCCACGATGTCCGGCGGGTTGCCGCCGTTGAAGCGCGGCTGGAGCTTGCCGGTGATCTCCTGCGTGCCGGTGTGGGTGGAGGTGATGCCGAGCTTCTTGCCGAAGTCGGCCTCCCACGCCTTGGCGTAGTCGTCGCCGTAGCCGCCCTTGAAGACGACGACGTCGAGCTTGCTGCCCTTCTTGGCGCCGAAGGGGTTGTCCTTGGACTTCTCCCCCTTGGTGTCGCCGCCCCCGTCCGAGTCGCCGTCGCCGCCGCCGCTGGCGCAGGCGGACAGGAGGCTCATCGTCGGAACGCTGATCAGGCCGAGCGCGGCGGACCGCTTGATCAGATCGCGGCGGCCGACACCCGAGGAACCGGTGTTCCCGTCGGAAGTGGATCCCATGCTCAAGTCCTCGCCTTCTCCAGGACTCAGGCGGTGAACCGGATCCTCCCCGGCACCGCTGTCGGGTCAAGCTGGGTGGTACAGGAAGTACTTCATGCGTCTGGTACCGAGCGTGCATCTTGTACCGGGCGCCGACAGGTATAGTCCACTTCCGGCCGACGGAGCAAGATCGAATACAGGGTTCGCGGCCGGTCTTTTCCGAGTTGAGACCTCTTGGAAATATGAGCGCCCTGTGGGCGACCTGGCGGAAAAAGTCGCGACATAAGTCCCTGAATGCCACGCCCAACACCCTTGACATCACCGGTCACTTGGCCACCTACTGGTTCCTGCGAACCGAATTGACAACGTTGTCCACCGCGGTCGCAGGAGGGGAAATCCGTAGATGCAGCGGAGAACTCGGCACAGATGGGGTCCGGCGGTCGTCCTCACGGCCGCCTTTGTCATGGCCGTCGGCGGGCAGGGCGCGGCGGTCGCCCTGCCCGCCAAGGCTCCGGTCGCCGACCGGGAGTTCGCATCCTCGTTCGAGGCGGGCGACCCGGCACCGGACTGGCTGAACACCGTCGACGCCTCGGCGGACGGCGGCAAGCGCGCCTCCGGCGTCGACGGCGGCTACAGCACGGGCATCCCGGGCAATGTGAGCGACCATGTCACCGAGGTCCGGGCGAGCGGCGAGAACACCGGCGCGGGTGAGGTGGCGGAGAACCTCGTCGACGGCGAACCCGGCACCAAGTGGCTGGCCTTCGAGCCGACCGGCTGGGTGGAGTTCGACCTCGACAAGCCCGTCAAGCTGGTGACGTACGCGCTCACCTCGGCCAACGACTTCGACGGGCGCGACCCGAAGGACTGGACCCTGCTGGGCTCCACCGACGGCAAGGACTGGAAGACCGTCGACACCCGCTCGGGCGAGAACTTCTCCGAGCGGTTCCAGACGAAGTCGTACGACCTGGCCGAGCCGGCCGAGTACCAGCACTTCCGGCTGGAGGTGACGAAGAACAACGGCGCGTCGGACATCCTGCAACTCGCCGACGTGCAGTTCTCCACCGGCGGTACGGGCGGGCCGGTGCCGCAGGACATGCTGACGCTCGTCGACAAGGGCCCGAACGGCTCCCCGACGGCCAAGGCGCGGGCCGGTTTCACCGGGAAGCGCGCCCTGCGCTACGCCGGCCGGCACACGGCGGGCGGCCGGGCGTACTCGTACAACAAGATCTTCGACGTGAACGTGCGGGTCGGGCGCGACACCCGGCTGTCGTACCGCGTCTTCCCGTCGATGGCCGACGGCGACCGCGACTACGACGCCACGAACGTCTCCGTCGACCTGGTCTTCACCGACGGCACCTCGCTCAGCGGGCTGGGTGCGCAGGACGAGCACGGCTTCCCGCTGACACCGCGCGGGCAGGGCGCGTCCAAGACGCTGTACGTCAACCAGTGGAACGACGTGGCCTCCCGGATCGGCTCGGTCGCGGCCGGCAGGACGGTCGACCGGATCCTGGTGGCGTACGACTCCCCTGACGGCCCGGCGAAGTTCCGCGGCTGGGTGGACGACATCTCCCTGAAGGAGGCCGCCCCCGAGAAGCCGAAGGCACACCTGGCGGACTACGCGCTGACCACCCGGGGCACCAACTCCAGCGGCAGCTTCTCACGCGGCAACAACTTCCCCGCCACCGCGCTCCCGCACGGCTTCAACTTCTGGACCCCGGTGACCAACGCGTCGTCGCTGAGCTGGCTGTACGAGTACGCGCGGGCGAACAACGACGACAATCTGCCCACCGTGCAGGCGTTCAGCGCGAGCCACGAGCCGAGCCCGTGGATGGGTGACCGGCAGACCTTCCAGCTGATGCCGTCGGTGGCGTCCGGCACCCCGGACACCGGCCGCGAGGCGCGAGAGCTGCCCTTCCGGCACGAGAACGAGACCGCACGCCCGTACTACTACGGGGTCCGGTTCGAGAACGGCCTCAAGGCGGAGATGACGCCGACCGACCACGCGGCCGTGCTGCGCTTCACGTATCCGGGCGACGACGCGAGCGTGGTGTTCGACAACGTCACCGAGCAGGCGGGCCTCACGCTCGACAAGGAGAGCGGGACCGTCACCGGCTACTCGGACGTGAAGTCGGGCCTGTCGACGGGCGCGACCCGGCTGTT of the Streptomyces sp. 1222.5 genome contains:
- the ngcE gene encoding N-acetylglucosamine/diacetylchitobiose ABC transporter substrate-binding protein translates to MGSTSDGNTGSSGVGRRDLIKRSAALGLISVPTMSLLSACASGGGDGDSDGGGDTKGEKSKDNPFGAKKGSKLDVVVFKGGYGDDYAKAWEADFGKKLGITSTHTGTQEITGKLQPRFNGGNPPDIVDDSGAQQIKVDVLYKNGQLLDLAEVLDSPSVDDPSKKVRDTLIPGTLDPGMQEGKVVALNYIYTVWGLWYSGKLFKEKGWEEPKTWEDFLAICKDAKSQGIGGLAHQGKYPYYINVAIMDLIAKKGGLDAMKAIDNLDPKAFVGSEAAQAGVEAIYEVVEKGYLMPGTNGLTHTESQTRWNQYKAAFITCGSWLENEQLKQTPSDFDMKFLPMPLLSGSKLPFEAIRAGSGEPFIIPSKAHNLPGAKEFMRRMLSKEWSTLFAKEANSLTILKDGVDPSVKLRPGTQSTVEASKAAGDNTFRFLYTEWYSEMGTAIEAASNELMAKRIQPKEWLKRCQAAVDKQAKDPASKKNHRD